A genomic segment from Stenotrophomonas maltophilia encodes:
- a CDS encoding SLC13 family permease, with protein sequence MDTALTLTNDMKLVLGLVGFTMAMFLFERIRADVVALVVLVVLGVTGLIAPEEIFGGFSGNAVMSIIATTILGAGLDRTGALNRLAAWLLRRGHGVEQRLLMMTTAIAGLNSSFMQNPSVMALYLPVASRLAARTGLTMQRLLLPISAAIVMGGALTMVGNSPLILLNDLLASANNNLPSGLATIEPLRMFAPLPIGVALLIASLLYFRYYGDRKLIEEESLVNDGVTPARTESYFAKTYGIEGDVFELVVTAESPLVGMTLGEAETLHDAPLLLALKTGNDTRLAPPAEMRIWVGSVLGAMGPREQINDFAQNQFLRMSSRLKHLGDLFNPSRAGISEAVVPPTSNVIGKSAADLRLRKERGISLLAINRDKQVIREDVRDVQLRAGDMLVFHSIWTDLAQAARSRDFVVVTDYPTGEQRPHKFKIAMAIFALTILIALTSKLPVALTLMTGVAGMLLTGVLRMDEAYASINWKTVFMMAGLIPLGWAMDSSGAAAWVAGHTIDKLPTGIPVWVLEVALALLTTAFSLVISHVGATIVMVPIAVNLALAAGGNPTAFALIVALSASNNLMTASNPVISMITGPANYTPREMWRVGGPLSLIYTLVVVSMINLMF encoded by the coding sequence ATGGATACCGCGCTGACGCTGACCAACGACATGAAGCTCGTGCTCGGGCTGGTCGGCTTCACGATGGCGATGTTCCTGTTCGAGCGCATCCGCGCCGACGTGGTCGCGCTGGTGGTGCTGGTGGTGCTCGGCGTCACCGGCCTGATCGCGCCGGAGGAGATCTTCGGCGGTTTCTCCGGTAACGCGGTGATGAGCATCATCGCCACCACCATCCTCGGTGCGGGCCTGGACCGCACCGGGGCGCTGAACCGGCTGGCCGCCTGGCTGCTGCGGCGCGGCCACGGTGTCGAGCAGCGGCTGCTGATGATGACCACGGCCATCGCTGGCCTGAACTCGTCCTTCATGCAGAACCCGTCGGTGATGGCGTTGTACCTGCCGGTCGCCTCGCGACTGGCGGCGCGCACCGGGCTGACGATGCAGCGCCTGCTGCTGCCGATCTCGGCGGCCATCGTAATGGGCGGCGCGCTGACCATGGTCGGCAACTCGCCGCTGATCCTGCTGAACGATCTGCTGGCCTCGGCCAACAACAACCTGCCCTCCGGCCTGGCCACCATCGAGCCGCTGCGCATGTTCGCGCCGTTGCCGATCGGCGTGGCGCTGCTGATCGCCTCGCTGCTGTACTTCCGCTACTACGGCGACCGCAAGCTGATCGAAGAGGAAAGCCTGGTCAACGACGGGGTCACCCCGGCGCGCACCGAGAGCTACTTCGCCAAGACCTATGGCATCGAAGGCGATGTATTCGAGCTGGTGGTGACCGCCGAAAGCCCGCTGGTGGGCATGACCCTGGGCGAGGCCGAGACCCTGCACGACGCGCCGCTGCTGCTGGCGTTGAAGACCGGCAACGACACCCGCTTGGCGCCGCCGGCGGAGATGCGCATCTGGGTCGGCAGCGTGCTGGGCGCGATGGGCCCGCGCGAGCAGATCAACGACTTCGCGCAGAACCAGTTCCTGCGCATGTCCTCGCGCCTGAAGCACCTGGGCGATCTGTTCAACCCCAGCCGCGCCGGCATTTCCGAGGCGGTGGTGCCGCCGACCTCGAACGTGATCGGCAAGAGCGCGGCCGACCTGCGCCTGCGCAAGGAACGCGGCATCAGCCTGCTGGCGATCAACCGCGACAAGCAGGTGATCCGCGAGGATGTGCGCGACGTGCAGCTGCGCGCCGGCGACATGCTGGTGTTCCACAGCATCTGGACCGATCTGGCGCAGGCCGCCCGCAGTCGCGACTTCGTGGTGGTGACCGACTACCCGACCGGCGAGCAGCGCCCGCACAAGTTCAAGATCGCGATGGCGATCTTCGCGCTGACCATCCTGATCGCGCTGACCAGCAAGCTGCCGGTGGCGCTGACGCTGATGACCGGCGTGGCCGGCATGCTGCTGACCGGCGTGCTGCGCATGGACGAGGCCTATGCCTCGATCAACTGGAAGACGGTGTTCATGATGGCCGGGCTGATCCCGCTCGGCTGGGCGATGGACTCCAGCGGCGCGGCCGCGTGGGTGGCCGGCCATACCATCGACAAGCTGCCGACCGGCATTCCGGTGTGGGTGCTGGAGGTGGCCCTTGCGCTGCTGACCACGGCGTTCTCCCTGGTGATCAGCCATGTGGGTGCGACCATCGTGATGGTGCCGATCGCGGTGAACCTGGCGCTGGCGGCGGGCGGCAACCCGACCGCGTTCGCGCTGATCGTGGCGCTGTCGGCCTCCAACAACCTGATGACGGCCTCCAACCCGGTGATCTCGATGATCACCGGCCCGGCCAACTACACTCCGCGCGAGATGTGGCGGGTCGGCGGCCCGCTGTCGCTGATCTACACGCTGGTGGTGGTGTCGATGATCAACCTGATGTTCTGA
- a CDS encoding Rieske (2Fe-2S) protein — MTAAAALIALDAIADGTFAEVEAVVDGDAESLVLYRDGEQVRAFLNICPHAGRRLDWAPGQFLKSREGHLVCAAHGASFALDSGDCIAGPCKGDRLRAVPVDVRDGQVYLA, encoded by the coding sequence ATGACTGCCGCTGCTGCCCTGATCGCCCTTGATGCCATTGCCGATGGCACGTTTGCCGAGGTCGAAGCGGTGGTCGATGGCGATGCCGAATCGCTGGTGCTGTACCGCGACGGCGAGCAGGTGCGCGCGTTCCTGAACATCTGCCCGCACGCTGGCCGCCGTCTGGACTGGGCGCCGGGGCAATTCCTGAAGAGCCGCGAGGGTCATCTGGTGTGCGCCGCGCACGGCGCCTCGTTCGCGCTGGACAGTGGTGACTGCATCGCCGGCCCGTGCAAGGGCGACCGCCTGCGTGCGGTGCCGGTGGACGTGCGTGATGGGCAGGTCTATCTGGCCTGA
- a CDS encoding fumarylacetoacetate hydrolase family protein — translation MSDVSDVIPAVALPRVPVAGGGSFPVHRIYCVGRNFADHAREMGAAVPAADDRGRPMFFSKPADAIVVGHDDAIPYPPATANLHHEVELVVAIGRDAPAGELAVADADALVYGYAVGLDLTRRDLQAAAKDKGHPWDAAKGFDASAPISEIVHAEEVGDLAALNLSLEVNGEVRQQALLDQMIWNVPEILHELSKLWQLRAGDLVFMGTPSGVAALKPGDRFSARLENVAERHGVIAG, via the coding sequence ATGTCCGATGTCTCCGATGTGATTCCTGCCGTAGCCCTGCCGCGTGTGCCGGTAGCCGGCGGCGGCAGTTTCCCCGTACACCGCATCTACTGTGTCGGCCGCAACTTTGCCGACCACGCCCGCGAAATGGGCGCGGCGGTGCCGGCAGCCGATGACCGCGGCCGCCCGATGTTCTTCAGCAAGCCGGCCGACGCCATCGTGGTCGGCCACGACGATGCCATCCCTTACCCGCCGGCGACTGCCAACCTGCACCACGAAGTGGAGCTGGTGGTGGCGATCGGCCGCGATGCGCCCGCGGGCGAGCTGGCCGTGGCCGACGCCGATGCGCTGGTCTACGGCTACGCCGTCGGCCTGGACCTGACCCGCCGCGACCTGCAGGCAGCGGCCAAGGACAAGGGCCACCCGTGGGACGCGGCCAAGGGCTTCGATGCCTCCGCGCCGATCAGCGAAATCGTCCACGCCGAGGAAGTCGGCGACCTGGCCGCGCTGAACCTGTCGCTGGAGGTCAACGGCGAGGTGCGCCAGCAGGCACTGCTCGACCAGATGATCTGGAACGTACCGGAGATCCTGCATGAGCTGTCCAAACTGTGGCAGCTGCGTGCCGGCGACCTGGTGTTCATGGGCACCCCGTCCGGGGTGGCTGCACTGAAGCCCGGCGACCGCTTCAGTGCCCGCCTGGAAAACGTGGCCGAGCGCCACGGCGTGATCGCCGGCTGA
- the mscL gene encoding large-conductance mechanosensitive channel protein MscL, protein MGMLTEFKEFAMRGNVIDLAVGVVIGAAFGKIVTALVEKIIMPPLGYLIGRVDFSSLAWTLSPAHLGPDGKEIPAVVVGYGDFINTIIQFVIVAFAIFIVVKAINRLSRKQEAAPAAPAEEVVLLREIRDSLKK, encoded by the coding sequence ATGGGAATGCTCACCGAGTTCAAGGAATTCGCGATGCGCGGCAACGTCATCGACCTCGCCGTCGGCGTGGTGATCGGCGCGGCCTTCGGCAAGATCGTGACGGCGCTGGTCGAGAAGATCATCATGCCGCCGCTGGGCTACCTGATCGGCCGCGTGGACTTCTCCAGCCTGGCCTGGACCCTGTCGCCGGCCCACCTGGGTCCGGATGGCAAGGAGATTCCAGCCGTGGTGGTTGGCTACGGCGACTTCATCAATACCATCATCCAGTTCGTGATCGTGGCCTTCGCCATCTTCATCGTGGTCAAGGCGATCAACCGCCTGTCGCGCAAGCAGGAAGCCGCCCCGGCCGCCCCCGCCGAGGAAGTGGTGCTGCTGCGCGAGATCCGCGACAGCCTGAAGAAATAA
- a CDS encoding M28 family peptidase: MRRRILAIASSLALLAAPAFAAPHTTTLPPASLATAAQLRDQALADYTGWKVVESLTTEIGPRIAGGEADARAVAWAEAKFKALGFDKVWKEPVTFPKWERRSEHAAVTGKNPQPLQITALGGSPGGTVEAEVVRFADLAALQAAPAGSLKGKIAFVDYQMLPFRDGRDYGRGGAIRSKGPSEAIRKGAVGFLMRSAGTDSHRVPHTGITRFDDGLTPVPSAALSVPDADQLARLLARGSTTVKVALDCGWDGTATSYNVIGEITGRSLPKEVVVIGGHLDSWDLGTGAVDDGAGVGITMAAGHLIGQLKQAPKRTIRVIAFANEEQGLYGGKAYAEAHAKDVALHQLAAESDFGAGRIYAFNTGSPNPEGSREATKQIAEVMKPLGIEYQADKGGPGPDVGPLAAKGGAWAWLAQDGSDYFHLHHTADDTLDKIDPKALAQNVAAYTVFAYLAAEADGNFGSEAKATTPPNE, from the coding sequence ATGCGTCGCCGCATCCTTGCCATCGCATCCTCCCTCGCCCTGCTGGCCGCCCCGGCCTTCGCGGCGCCGCACACCACCACCCTGCCCCCGGCATCGCTGGCCACCGCCGCACAGCTGCGCGACCAGGCGCTGGCCGATTACACCGGCTGGAAGGTGGTCGAATCGCTCACCACCGAGATCGGCCCGCGCATCGCCGGCGGCGAAGCCGACGCCCGCGCCGTGGCCTGGGCCGAAGCCAAGTTCAAGGCCCTGGGCTTCGACAAGGTGTGGAAGGAGCCGGTGACGTTCCCGAAGTGGGAGCGCCGCAGTGAACACGCTGCCGTGACCGGCAAGAATCCGCAGCCGCTGCAGATCACTGCACTGGGTGGCAGCCCCGGCGGCACCGTGGAGGCCGAAGTGGTTCGCTTCGCCGACCTGGCCGCGCTGCAGGCCGCACCGGCGGGTTCGCTGAAGGGCAAGATCGCCTTCGTCGATTACCAGATGCTGCCCTTCCGCGATGGCCGCGATTATGGCCGCGGCGGTGCGATCCGCAGCAAGGGCCCGTCCGAAGCGATCCGCAAGGGCGCGGTCGGTTTCCTGATGCGCTCGGCCGGTACCGACTCGCACCGCGTGCCGCACACCGGCATCACCCGCTTCGATGACGGCCTGACCCCGGTGCCATCGGCCGCGCTGTCGGTGCCCGATGCCGACCAGCTGGCGCGCCTGCTGGCGCGTGGCAGCACCACGGTGAAGGTGGCGCTGGATTGCGGCTGGGATGGCACCGCCACCTCGTACAACGTGATCGGCGAGATCACCGGCCGCAGCCTGCCGAAGGAAGTGGTGGTGATCGGTGGTCACCTGGATTCGTGGGACCTGGGCACTGGCGCGGTGGATGACGGCGCGGGCGTGGGCATCACCATGGCCGCAGGCCACCTGATCGGCCAGCTCAAGCAGGCACCGAAGCGCACCATCCGCGTGATCGCCTTCGCCAACGAGGAACAGGGCCTGTATGGCGGCAAGGCCTATGCCGAAGCGCACGCAAAGGACGTGGCCCTGCACCAGCTGGCCGCCGAGAGCGACTTCGGCGCAGGCCGCATCTACGCCTTCAATACCGGTTCGCCGAACCCGGAAGGCTCGCGCGAAGCGACGAAGCAGATTGCCGAAGTGATGAAGCCGCTGGGCATCGAGTACCAGGCCGACAAGGGTGGCCCGGGCCCGGACGTCGGCCCGCTGGCCGCCAAGGGCGGTGCGTGGGCGTGGCTGGCGCAGGATGGCTCGGACTACTTCCACCTGCACCACACCGCCGACGACACGCTGGACAAGATCGACCCGAAGGCACTGGCACAGAACGTGGCCGCATACACCGTGTTCGCGTATCTGGCCGCGGAGGCTGATGGCAACTTCGGCAGCGAAGCCAAGGCGACCACGCCGCCGAACGAGTGA
- a CDS encoding alanine/glycine:cation symporter family protein — MNIESIVNTILGVVWSPYLVVLCLLTGLYFSVRTRFIQLRALPDMLRLMFRHERSDAGVSPFQALSLSLSSRVGVGNIAGVAMAIAFGGPGAIFWMWIVAFLGASSAFIESTLAQIYKDRDAKGQYRGGPAYYIEKGLGQRWYAVLFALVTVLAGAMLAGTQSNAITSAVNEAWNVPVMTTTAVLLVVLGAILIGGVRRIARVAEWVVPLMAVAYLLVAALVMVLNAEKVPEVIMLVLRSAFGVDAAFGAMIGTAIQWGVRRGVLSNEAGMGSGAHPAAAAEVSHPVKQGLVQSFSVYIDTMVVCSATAFLILSTGLYNVYDPVVNGIPDEARLLLGNLPGVEAGPRFVQHAVESALPGFGRSFVALAILPFAFTTILALYYMAETNISYLCRDRPTPWVMGGFQLLFLAATGYSAVNSATIAWSLGDIGVGLMSWLNIIAILLLQRPALAALRDYEAQKRKQRDPLFKPQTIGVSNTRVWES, encoded by the coding sequence ATGAACATCGAATCCATCGTCAACACGATTCTCGGCGTCGTCTGGAGCCCCTACCTGGTGGTGCTGTGCCTGCTCACCGGGCTGTACTTCAGCGTGCGCACGCGCTTCATCCAGTTGCGTGCGTTGCCCGACATGCTGCGCCTGATGTTCCGACATGAGCGCTCCGATGCCGGCGTCTCGCCGTTCCAGGCGTTGTCGCTTTCGCTGTCCAGCCGCGTGGGCGTCGGCAACATCGCCGGCGTCGCCATGGCCATCGCCTTCGGCGGCCCCGGCGCGATCTTCTGGATGTGGATCGTTGCCTTCCTCGGTGCGTCCAGTGCCTTCATCGAATCCACGCTGGCGCAGATCTACAAGGATCGCGATGCCAAGGGCCAGTACCGCGGCGGCCCGGCCTACTACATCGAAAAAGGCCTCGGCCAGCGCTGGTACGCGGTGCTGTTCGCACTGGTGACCGTGCTGGCCGGCGCGATGCTGGCCGGCACGCAGTCCAACGCCATCACCAGTGCGGTGAACGAAGCCTGGAACGTGCCGGTGATGACCACTACTGCGGTATTGCTGGTGGTGCTGGGCGCGATCCTGATCGGCGGTGTGCGGCGCATTGCGCGGGTTGCCGAATGGGTGGTGCCGCTGATGGCGGTGGCGTATCTGCTGGTGGCGGCGCTGGTGATGGTGCTCAATGCAGAGAAAGTGCCGGAGGTGATCATGCTGGTGCTGCGTAGTGCCTTCGGTGTGGATGCAGCGTTCGGTGCAATGATCGGCACCGCCATCCAGTGGGGCGTGCGCCGTGGCGTGCTGTCCAACGAGGCCGGCATGGGCAGCGGTGCGCATCCGGCCGCAGCCGCCGAAGTTTCGCATCCGGTCAAGCAGGGCCTGGTGCAGTCATTCTCGGTTTACATCGACACGATGGTGGTGTGCAGCGCGACCGCGTTCCTGATCCTGTCCACGGGCCTGTACAACGTCTACGACCCGGTAGTGAATGGCATTCCGGATGAGGCGCGCCTGCTGCTGGGCAACCTGCCGGGCGTCGAAGCAGGGCCACGCTTCGTGCAGCATGCGGTGGAATCCGCGCTGCCGGGCTTCGGCCGTTCGTTCGTGGCGCTGGCGATCCTGCCGTTCGCGTTCACCACCATCCTGGCGCTGTACTACATGGCGGAGACCAACATCAGCTACCTGTGCCGCGATCGGCCGACGCCGTGGGTGATGGGCGGATTCCAGCTGCTGTTCCTGGCAGCGACCGGCTACTCGGCGGTGAACAGTGCAACGATCGCGTGGTCGTTGGGCGATATCGGCGTCGGCCTGATGAGCTGGTTGAACATCATCGCCATCCTGCTGTTGCAAAGGCCTGCCCTGGCCGCACTGCGCGACTACGAGGCGCAGAAGCGCAAGCAGCGTGATCCGCTGTTCAAGCCGCAGACGATCGGGGTAAGCAACACCCGGGTCTGGGAGAGCTAA
- a CDS encoding TrmH family RNA methyltransferase produces MNDPWKNARRPSSRPPRATPLPPREGGTPPPPGRGNDELRLYGWNAVQALFAKRPQALRKLYLVDALIPRMQPVLKWCVANRVGYRVVEEGDLNKLAATTHHEGLVADVLRAPVVPLAQWLEELDEGPALALWLDGVGNPHNFGAILRSAAHFGVKALLLPAGSTLALSGAAARVAEGGAESVPLVQLPEPAQAMAQLRAAGFGLAATLVEGGDDVFRASLPSRLVYVMGAEGEGMDRNLAGQCDLQVSIPGSGAVESLNVASATAVLLAQWASRRDD; encoded by the coding sequence GTGAATGATCCCTGGAAGAACGCCCGCCGCCCTTCATCGCGTCCGCCGCGGGCCACCCCGCTGCCTCCGCGTGAGGGCGGCACCCCGCCGCCACCGGGGCGCGGCAACGACGAACTGCGCCTGTATGGCTGGAACGCCGTGCAGGCCCTGTTCGCCAAGCGCCCGCAGGCGTTGCGCAAGCTGTACCTGGTGGACGCGCTGATTCCGCGTATGCAGCCGGTGTTGAAGTGGTGCGTGGCCAACCGCGTGGGCTATCGCGTGGTGGAGGAGGGCGACCTCAACAAGCTGGCCGCTACCACCCATCACGAAGGCCTGGTGGCCGACGTGCTGCGCGCGCCGGTCGTGCCGCTGGCGCAGTGGCTGGAGGAACTGGACGAAGGCCCGGCGTTGGCGCTGTGGCTGGACGGTGTCGGCAATCCGCACAACTTCGGTGCGATCCTGCGCTCGGCCGCGCATTTCGGCGTCAAGGCGTTGCTGCTGCCGGCTGGCAGCACACTGGCGCTGTCCGGCGCCGCCGCACGCGTGGCAGAAGGCGGTGCGGAATCGGTGCCGCTGGTGCAGTTGCCGGAGCCTGCCCAGGCGATGGCGCAGCTGCGTGCAGCCGGCTTCGGGCTGGCGGCGACCCTCGTTGAGGGGGGCGACGACGTGTTCCGTGCGTCGTTGCCGTCGCGTCTTGTGTACGTGATGGGCGCTGAAGGCGAGGGCATGGACCGCAATCTGGCGGGACAGTGCGACCTGCAGGTCTCGATTCCCGGCAGCGGCGCGGTGGAGAGCCTGAACGTGGCCTCGGCTACGGCGGTGCTGCTGGCGCAGTGGGCCAGTCGCCGCGACGATTGA
- a CDS encoding alanine/glycine:cation symporter family protein, with protein MEATVHFINSIIWSKALIFVCLGAGLFFSLRTRFMQIRGFFEMCRLTVKGEKSDAGVSSFQALAMSMAGRMGIGNIAGVATAIAFGGPGAIFWMWVMGFLGASTSYVECTLAQIYKTKDAEGRYRGGPAYYIEKAMGLKWYALAFAFATIIAAGFLMPGVQANAIADSIINACRGTALCGPLDGQAFGMESVQALKLGIGIVVALLLGVVIFGGVKRIANFAEVVVPFMAAGFILMAIVIMIINYDRVPEMFNIIFSSAFGTHAAFGAMMGLAVEWGIKRGIYANEAGQGSGPHAAAASEVSHPAKQGYVQAFAIYFDTMMVCTATAFLILASGTYNVYSAAGASAPPIFQGLAGIPEGAGYAQAGVEAVLPGWGSAFVSIAIFFFAFTTIMAYYYMAETNLSYVNHNKKRPLTVLVLRLGIIGMVVFGAFHNATLAWALGDIGVGLMAWLNIIAILIIQKPAMLALRDYERQKKLGLDPTFDPDALGIKNADFWRQRKLELSRSE; from the coding sequence GTGGAAGCAACCGTACACTTCATCAACAGCATCATCTGGAGCAAGGCACTGATCTTCGTGTGCCTGGGCGCCGGCCTGTTCTTCAGCCTGCGCACGCGCTTCATGCAGATCCGCGGCTTCTTCGAGATGTGCCGCCTCACCGTCAAGGGTGAGAAATCCGACGCTGGCGTGTCCTCGTTCCAGGCGCTGGCCATGTCGATGGCCGGCCGCATGGGTATCGGCAACATCGCCGGTGTGGCCACCGCCATCGCCTTCGGCGGCCCGGGTGCGATCTTCTGGATGTGGGTGATGGGCTTCCTCGGCGCGTCCACCTCGTACGTGGAATGCACCCTGGCGCAGATCTACAAGACCAAGGACGCCGAAGGCCGCTATCGCGGTGGCCCGGCGTACTACATCGAAAAGGCCATGGGCCTGAAGTGGTACGCGCTGGCCTTCGCCTTCGCCACGATCATCGCCGCCGGCTTCCTGATGCCGGGCGTGCAGGCCAACGCCATCGCCGACAGCATCATCAACGCCTGCCGCGGCACCGCGCTGTGCGGCCCGCTTGATGGCCAGGCCTTCGGCATGGAGTCGGTGCAGGCGCTGAAGCTGGGCATCGGCATCGTGGTCGCGCTGCTGCTGGGCGTGGTGATCTTCGGCGGCGTCAAGCGCATCGCCAATTTCGCCGAAGTGGTGGTGCCGTTCATGGCCGCCGGTTTCATCCTGATGGCCATCGTCATCATGATCATCAATTACGACCGCGTGCCGGAGATGTTCAACATCATCTTCAGCAGCGCGTTCGGCACCCACGCCGCGTTCGGCGCGATGATGGGCCTGGCGGTGGAGTGGGGCATCAAGCGCGGCATCTATGCCAACGAAGCCGGCCAGGGCTCGGGCCCGCATGCAGCGGCCGCCTCGGAAGTCTCGCACCCGGCCAAGCAGGGTTACGTGCAGGCCTTCGCGATCTACTTCGACACCATGATGGTGTGCACCGCCACCGCGTTCCTGATCCTGGCCAGCGGTACCTACAACGTGTATTCGGCGGCAGGCGCCAGTGCCCCGCCGATCTTCCAGGGCCTGGCCGGTATTCCGGAAGGTGCGGGCTACGCCCAGGCCGGTGTGGAAGCCGTGCTGCCGGGCTGGGGCTCGGCGTTCGTGTCCATCGCCATCTTCTTCTTCGCCTTCACCACCATCATGGCGTACTACTACATGGCCGAGACCAACCTCAGCTATGTGAACCACAACAAGAAGCGCCCGTTGACCGTGCTGGTGCTGCGCCTGGGCATCATCGGCATGGTGGTGTTCGGCGCGTTCCATAATGCGACCCTGGCCTGGGCGCTGGGTGACATCGGCGTCGGCCTGATGGCCTGGCTGAACATCATTGCCATCCTCATCATCCAGAAGCCGGCGATGCTGGCCCTGCGTGATTACGAACGACAGAAGAAGCTCGGCCTCGATCCGACCTTCGACCCCGATGCCCTGGGCATCAAGAACGCCGATTTCTGGCGTCAACGCAAGCTGGAGTTGTCCCGTAGTGAATGA
- a CDS encoding GNAT family N-acetyltransferase encodes MPDRPADGVGPGVGSLSGTERALTPPLQGEGFRLRPWRNEDLESLLRHANDAEVSRGLRDRFPYPYTREDGEAFLAGRVLAPGTLNLAIEIDGQACGSVGAQQGVAERGHTAELGYWLGQAYWGQGLMTRVVGLFAPWVMDELRLFRLQATVVDFNLGSARVLEKSGFQEEGVERCAVYKRGLLHDLRRFARVRTQLP; translated from the coding sequence ATGCCTGACCGGCCTGCCGACGGGGTCGGACCTGGGGTCGGATCCCTTTCCGGAACGGAAAGGGCTCTGACCCCGCCACTACAGGGTGAAGGTTTCCGACTGCGTCCCTGGCGCAATGAAGACCTGGAATCCCTGCTGCGCCACGCCAACGACGCCGAGGTGTCGCGCGGCCTGCGCGACCGCTTCCCGTATCCGTACACGCGAGAGGATGGCGAGGCCTTCCTCGCGGGCCGCGTACTGGCCCCCGGCACCCTGAACCTGGCCATCGAGATCGACGGCCAGGCCTGCGGCAGCGTCGGTGCCCAGCAGGGCGTGGCCGAGCGTGGGCACACCGCCGAACTGGGCTACTGGCTGGGCCAGGCCTATTGGGGGCAGGGCCTGATGACCCGCGTGGTCGGCCTGTTCGCGCCATGGGTGATGGATGAGCTGCGCCTGTTCAGGCTGCAGGCCACGGTGGTCGACTTCAACCTTGGCTCGGCCCGGGTGCTGGAAAAGAGCGGGTTCCAGGAGGAGGGCGTGGAGCGCTGCGCGGTCTACAAGCGCGGCCTGCTGCACGACCTGCGCCGTTTCGCCCGGGTGCGCACGCAGCTGCCTTGA